The sequence GTCCTGCAGCAGCCCGGCGAAGAAGCCGGCGACGCAGCCCGCCTCGGGGCCGCGCCGAAGCGCCCAGAACACGGTGAGGATGAACGGGAGATCGGGCGTCGCGCCGCCCACGGAGAGCGCCTGGACGAGGCTCGACTGCGCCACGCTGCCGCCGAGGGTGAGTAGGAAGAGCCACTTCACGCTAGCTCTCCCTCGGAAAGAGGCCCGCCAGGTCCTGCGTGGTCTGGCCGGTCAGCAGGAGCACTTCCTCGACCCGGGCGAAGTCGACCACCGGCGCCAGCACCGCGAAGTGAAACAGTGCCGAACCCTTGTCCTCGATGGAGACGACACGGCCCACCGGCAGGCCCTTGGGGAATACGTTTCCCTGCCCGGAGGTCACGAGGACGTCGCCCACGACGATCCCGGAGCCGTCACGCGCCATGTACTTGAACCGCACGGCGCCGCCCGGGTCGCCCTCGACGAGGCCGGGGGTGCGCGTGCGCTGCACCATCGCGCCCACGGTGGACGCGGGATCGTTGAGGAGCTGCACGACGGCGGCGCCCGGCCGCACGCGCACGACCCGGCCCACCAGGCCGTCGGGAACGATGACCGGCGTCTGGGTCGCGATGCCCGCGCCCGCCCCGCGATTGATGGTGAGCGAGCGCACCCAGCCGCCGCCCTCGCGTCCGATCACCTCGCTGGTGAGGGTGGTCATGGGGAGGCGCTGGCGAAGACCGAGGAGGCGCCGAAGCCGATCGTT is a genomic window of Candidatus Methylomirabilota bacterium containing:
- the mreC gene encoding rod shape-determining protein MreC gives rise to the protein MRVRRYGLLVVVLLVCLVLLTVQTRGGGTGRAADVLSILTTPVQVVLAKIHRASISLWVGYREWRTSWSENVQLRTENERLRVESMQAAETREENDRLRRLLGLRQRLPMTTLTSEVIGREGGGWVRSLTINRGAGAGIATQTPVIVPDGLVGRVVRVRPGAAVVQLLNDPASTVGAMVQRTRTPGLVEGDPGGAVRFKYMARDGSGIVVGDVLVTSGQGNVFPKGLPVGRVVSIEDKGSALFHFAVLAPVVDFARVEEVLLLTGQTTQDLAGLFPRES